From one Lycium barbarum isolate Lr01 chromosome 6, ASM1917538v2, whole genome shotgun sequence genomic stretch:
- the LOC132600102 gene encoding peroxidase 5-like, with amino-acid sequence MKSDGAKLSTLLILFFTVSTLANASFASLKFGYYHSSCPHAEAIVRKAVNKAVSRNPGLGAGIIRMHFHDCFVRGCDASILLDSTPGNPAEKDHPANNPSLRGYELIDEAKAELESICPQTVSCSDIIAFAARDSAFKLGGIRYSVPAGRRDGRVSIKDEPNEHLPPFTLNARELEENFAKKGLSFDEMVTLSGAHSIGRTHCSSFADRLYSFNSTHPQDPTMDPRLAKQLRKRCPNPSNSGVDPTVPLDVVTPNRLDNKYYVNLKNNRGLLTSDQTLWSSPSTARMVRSNAIHGANWARKFAAAMVKMGSIEVTIGMQGEIRKNCRVVN; translated from the exons ATGAAGAGCGACGGAGCTAAATTGTCAACTTTATTGATCTTATTTTTCACTGTTTCAACATTGGCAAATGCTTCATTTGCATCTCTTAAGTTTGGTTACTACCATTCAAGTTGTCCACATGCAGAAGCCATTGTGAGAAAAGCAGTGAACAAAGCTGTGTCTCGTAACCCTGGCCTTGGCGCTGGCATCATCAGGATGCATTTCCATGACTGTTTTGTTAGG GGATGTGATGCCTCAATCCTTTTGGATTCAACCCCAGGGAATCCAGCAGAAAAAGACCATCCAGCAAACAATCCAAGCTTACGAGGCTATGAATTGATCGACGAGGCAAAAGCTGAACTAGAATCAATTTGCCCACAAACAGTTTCTTGCTCAGATATAATTGCATTTGCTGCAAGAGATAGTGCATTTAAGCTTGGAGGCATTAGATATTCAGTTCCAGCAGGTCGTCGAGACGGAAGAGTATCCATTAAAGATGAACCAAACGAACACCTTCCACCATTCACCTTAAATGCTAGAGAGCTTGAAGAAAATTTCGCGAAAAAAGGACTATCTTTTGATGAAATGGTCACACTTTCTGGTGCACATTCTATTGGAAGAACTCATTGTTCTTCTTTTGCCGATAGACtttactctttcaattctactcacCCGCAAGATCCCACAATGGATCCTAGATTAGCAAAACAATTGAGGAAGAGATGTCCGAATCCTTCTAACTCTGGGGTTGATCCAACTGTTCCACTTGATGTTGTTACACCAAACAGGTTGGACAATAAGTACTATGTCAATTTGAAGAATAATAGGGGATTGTTAACCTCGGATCAGACGCTATGGAGTAGTCCTTCAACGGCTAGGATGGTGAGGAGTAACGCGATTCATGGTGCAAATTGGGCTCGTAAGTTTGCAGCTGCGATGGTGAAAATGGGATCCATAGAGGTTACGATTGGCATGCAAGGAGAGATCAGGAAGAACTGCAGGGTCGTGAATTAA